One genomic region from Cryptosporangium minutisporangium encodes:
- a CDS encoding glutaredoxin domain-containing protein — protein MGARTRPPTRLSPPARSAADGRPIVYWRPGCQHCIWLRFRLGLSARRAYWVNIWADPEGAGAVRAAADGTETVPTVYVDGRAFVNPEPDYVRAWVGGRDQRTESA, from the coding sequence GTGGGGGCGAGAACCAGGCCGCCGACCCGATTGTCGCCGCCGGCCCGCAGCGCCGCCGATGGCCGCCCGATCGTCTACTGGCGACCTGGCTGCCAGCACTGCATCTGGCTCCGGTTCCGGCTCGGGCTCTCGGCGCGGCGGGCGTATTGGGTGAACATTTGGGCGGATCCGGAAGGCGCGGGCGCGGTTCGGGCCGCCGCTGACGGCACCGAGACCGTGCCGACCGTGTACGTCGACGGCAGGGCATTCGTGAATCCCGAGCCCGACTACGTCCGGGCCTGGGTAGGTGGACGCGACCAGCGCACCGAGTCAGCCTGA